The Halomonas sp. KG2 genome contains a region encoding:
- the dctP gene encoding TRAP transporter substrate-binding protein DctP, which translates to MKPTQSFLFAAMAALPLAIASATAQAQSYEMVIATQLPEDMKNNEIYPALVHFKNLVEARTDGDLEVSIFGGGQLGSEVENGSEVQGGRTLQSTIMSAGAMSSFYGDYQAVTAPFLFTSWRQAWSFFDSEWFADFMSGTVEDANMRYLGTFDDGGGFVAFTNNGRLIETMEDLEGLNIRTEENPAHVAIMRSLGASATPLPWGELITALETGLADGQFNAPVLNTTFNFDAVTDYTTLTGHVYNSAPWVVSESWYQSLPETHQQALISSAREAIQLSHGMSGALSTASWVESCERFEACYLMPDAERERMAEVARPAWKEWIVDDFGMDEARVQGLLDEVERVGQQLADDDLRIYGQ; encoded by the coding sequence ATGAAACCTACACAGTCTTTTTTATTTGCTGCCATGGCGGCTCTGCCACTGGCTATTGCCAGTGCAACCGCCCAGGCACAGTCCTATGAAATGGTCATCGCCACCCAGCTTCCAGAGGATATGAAAAATAACGAAATCTATCCTGCCCTGGTGCATTTCAAAAACCTTGTGGAAGCGCGTACCGATGGCGATCTTGAGGTCTCTATTTTTGGTGGCGGTCAGTTAGGTTCAGAAGTCGAAAATGGCTCAGAAGTGCAGGGTGGTCGTACCCTGCAATCGACCATTATGTCAGCGGGTGCGATGTCGTCGTTTTATGGTGACTACCAAGCCGTAACGGCTCCTTTCTTGTTTACCAGCTGGCGCCAAGCGTGGAGCTTCTTTGACAGCGAATGGTTTGCTGACTTCATGTCCGGCACCGTTGAAGACGCCAATATGCGCTACTTAGGAACGTTCGATGATGGCGGTGGTTTTGTAGCCTTCACTAACAACGGGCGCTTGATTGAGACCATGGAAGATCTCGAAGGGCTCAATATCCGTACCGAAGAGAACCCCGCTCACGTCGCTATTATGCGCTCACTTGGTGCTTCTGCCACGCCGCTACCTTGGGGTGAGCTGATTACTGCCCTTGAAACGGGGTTGGCGGATGGCCAGTTTAACGCTCCCGTGCTGAATACCACGTTCAACTTTGATGCGGTAACGGACTACACCACCCTGACAGGGCATGTGTACAACAGCGCCCCTTGGGTCGTCAGTGAATCCTGGTATCAGTCGCTGCCGGAAACGCATCAGCAGGCGTTAATCAGCTCTGCCCGCGAAGCGATTCAACTGAGCCACGGTATGTCGGGTGCGCTGTCCACCGCCAGTTGGGTAGAGTCCTGCGAACGTTTCGAAGCGTGCTACCTGATGCCTGATGCTGAGCGGGAACGCATGGCAGAAGTTGCCCGACCCGCTTGGAAAGAGTGGATTGTCGATGACTTCGGTATGGATGAAGCCCGCGTGCAGGGGCTGCTTGACGAAGTTGAGCGGGTTGGTCAGCAATTGGCAGATGATGATCTGCGCATTTACGGCCAGTAA
- a CDS encoding TRAP transporter large permease, with translation MTPTIIVFVLLLFIGAPVAVVMAMSGLAGGFSLGGERMLGIIADRMFSGVSGFLLIAVPYFIFTAELMNQGGLTHKLIAFNNSLFGRVRGALSHVNISVSVFFAGLTGAAVTDTVAIGKIMIPEMKKQGYDAEYAAAVTACSSIIGPIIPPSVVMVVYATLLRDISVIDLFAGGIVPGLLMALALLGVSFFLAWKRGYPKQAPTPFKVALMSFVVALPAMVVPLIILGGILSGLTTITEASGFAAVYAIVIGVVFYRNLTWRKIWDALVVTVRFSGVVFFLLATSAVLGWFVTRSGIARDAAGLITTFSDAAFLQLMLVCLLLLVIGTVMDVLPALVVVAPVLVPAMIQLGFDPLHFAILMIVVLNVSNVTPPVGMTLMTAARIAEVPYERAIVASLPFYVAFIGVIVLLAAFPALSTWIPSLL, from the coding sequence ATGACGCCTACGATTATTGTATTTGTGCTGTTGCTGTTTATTGGGGCTCCCGTGGCGGTCGTCATGGCCATGTCCGGGCTGGCTGGCGGTTTCTCCCTGGGGGGAGAACGCATGCTCGGCATCATTGCTGACCGTATGTTTTCAGGGGTCTCTGGGTTTCTGTTAATTGCGGTGCCTTATTTTATTTTTACCGCCGAGTTAATGAATCAGGGCGGCCTAACCCACAAGCTGATTGCGTTTAATAATTCGTTGTTTGGCCGGGTTCGTGGCGCACTTTCCCACGTCAATATTTCGGTATCGGTGTTTTTTGCCGGGTTAACCGGTGCCGCTGTCACTGACACCGTGGCAATCGGCAAAATCATGATTCCCGAAATGAAAAAGCAGGGCTATGACGCTGAGTACGCGGCCGCCGTTACGGCATGTTCATCGATTATTGGGCCGATTATTCCGCCCAGTGTGGTGATGGTGGTGTACGCCACGCTGTTGCGTGATATTTCGGTGATCGACCTTTTCGCGGGCGGCATTGTACCTGGGCTGTTGATGGCGTTGGCGCTGCTAGGTGTGAGCTTTTTCCTAGCTTGGAAACGGGGTTATCCCAAACAGGCGCCCACGCCGTTTAAAGTAGCGCTGATGTCGTTTGTGGTTGCGCTGCCCGCCATGGTGGTGCCGCTGATTATTTTGGGTGGCATTCTGTCGGGCTTAACCACCATCACTGAAGCCTCTGGGTTTGCGGCGGTGTATGCCATCGTGATTGGCGTCGTATTTTATCGGAATCTCACTTGGCGAAAAATTTGGGACGCGCTGGTCGTGACAGTACGTTTCTCTGGAGTGGTGTTTTTCTTGCTTGCCACCTCGGCGGTACTGGGCTGGTTTGTAACACGCTCAGGGATTGCCAGAGATGCTGCCGGGCTTATTACCACCTTTAGTGATGCCGCCTTCCTACAGTTAATGCTGGTGTGCTTACTACTGTTGGTGATTGGTACGGTGATGGACGTGTTGCCGGCACTTGTAGTGGTTGCGCCCGTACTTGTGCCAGCCATGATTCAGCTGGGTTTTGACCCGCTGCATTTCGCTATATTGATGATTGTGGTGCTTAACGTTTCCAATGTGACGCCCCCAGTAGGGATGACATTAATGACGGCGGCCCGAATAGCCGAAGTGCCTTATGAGCGGGCCATTGTGGCATCACTACCATTTTATGTGGCTTTCATTGGCGTTATTGTGCTGTTAGCGGCATTTCCAGCGCTTTCAACCTGGATTCCCTCACTACTTTAA
- a CDS encoding branched-chain amino acid transaminase has protein sequence MTPLYDRDGWIWQDGEWLAWREAKVHVFTHTLHYGMGCFEGVRAYEGEQGAALFRVAEHTRRLAESAHSLDIPIAFSEEALIEAQQACLRKNQLTNAYLKPTVFLGAEGLGLRAKGLSTHVMIAAWDLGPYLSPQATRCGLRALTSSWARHHVNISLCRAKTSGHYVNSMLALNTAVKAGFDETIMLDPEGYVAEASAANVFLLRDGVLHTPEVTSCLQGITRDSVIQLAREALGIEVRERRITRDELYTADEAFLTGTAAEILPLRELDGRRIGVRAGAPAVDAPIPDDSVTARLQRLYRQAVRGELAAFKHWLTPA, from the coding sequence ATGACACCGCTTTATGATCGCGATGGTTGGATTTGGCAGGATGGTGAATGGCTGGCTTGGCGAGAGGCCAAGGTCCATGTGTTTACCCATACGCTGCACTATGGAATGGGCTGTTTTGAGGGCGTGCGCGCCTATGAAGGGGAGCAGGGAGCGGCACTGTTTCGGGTTGCTGAGCATACCCGTCGCTTAGCAGAGAGCGCCCACTCCTTAGATATTCCGATCGCTTTTAGCGAAGAGGCGCTGATTGAGGCTCAGCAGGCGTGCTTGCGTAAAAATCAGCTGACTAACGCTTATCTGAAGCCAACGGTGTTTCTTGGCGCGGAAGGCCTTGGTCTACGGGCTAAAGGGTTAAGCACCCATGTGATGATTGCTGCCTGGGATCTTGGGCCGTATCTGTCGCCGCAGGCAACACGCTGTGGGTTACGTGCGCTGACGTCTTCCTGGGCGCGCCACCACGTCAATATCAGCCTGTGCCGTGCCAAGACCAGCGGTCATTATGTGAATTCAATGCTGGCGCTGAATACCGCCGTGAAAGCAGGGTTTGATGAAACCATTATGCTCGATCCGGAAGGCTATGTAGCCGAAGCGTCCGCCGCTAATGTTTTCTTATTGCGCGATGGTGTACTGCACACGCCCGAAGTGACGTCCTGCTTGCAGGGCATCACCCGCGATAGTGTGATTCAGTTGGCCCGCGAGGCGCTGGGCATTGAAGTGCGCGAGCGTCGCATCACTCGCGATGAGCTGTATACCGCCGATGAAGCGTTCTTAACCGGTACCGCTGCGGAAATTCTTCCTCTGCGTGAACTGGATGGCCGCCGAATCGGGGTAAGGGCGGGCGCCCCGGCAGTCGACGCGCCGATTCCTGACGACAGTGTGACCGCGCGTCTGCAGCGCCTGTATCGCCAAGCAGTGCGTGGCGAGCTGGCCGCGTTCAAGCACTGGTTAACGCCCGCTTAG
- a CDS encoding class II histone deacetylase, producing the protein MSKTGFYWHERCFWHDQGAIGVFSAPGEFLQPQPASESPESKRRLKNILEVSGLIDELRVVKPPVVAQQDLLRFHTPRYLQMLADADASGGGNGGDCAPFTPGSWAAARHSAGLAVAAVEDVALGHVDNAYALCRPPGHHAEADQGRGFCLLGNIPVAVMRARALGQVKRVAILDWDVHHGNSQQSAFYAEPEVFTVSVHQAANYPLDSGSFDEQGEGEGLGANLNLPLPPGCGLGAYRYAMESLVLPALEAFNPDLIVVACGYDACAKDPLGKMLLNSAAFAEMTAQLKALAARCCQGKLVFVHEGGYSEGYVPLCGHSVIQTLAGSTISVPDPQNDEIAAWGYQALQPHQQALIDGWRQQWEQVTQ; encoded by the coding sequence ATGAGTAAGACAGGGTTTTACTGGCACGAACGCTGCTTTTGGCACGACCAGGGGGCAATTGGTGTTTTCTCTGCTCCCGGTGAGTTTCTGCAGCCTCAGCCTGCTTCAGAAAGCCCCGAGAGCAAGCGACGACTGAAGAATATTCTTGAAGTCAGCGGCCTGATAGATGAATTGAGAGTGGTCAAACCACCCGTTGTCGCGCAGCAAGACCTGCTGCGCTTTCACACCCCACGTTACCTGCAAATGCTGGCGGACGCCGATGCGAGTGGTGGTGGCAATGGTGGTGACTGCGCCCCCTTTACTCCTGGCAGCTGGGCCGCCGCAAGGCACTCCGCGGGGCTTGCCGTCGCAGCGGTAGAGGACGTGGCGCTTGGGCATGTTGATAACGCTTATGCGCTTTGTCGCCCGCCGGGGCATCACGCCGAGGCGGATCAGGGGCGAGGTTTCTGTTTGCTGGGTAATATCCCGGTAGCGGTGATGCGTGCCCGAGCCCTGGGGCAAGTGAAACGGGTAGCGATTCTTGATTGGGACGTGCACCACGGTAATAGCCAGCAGTCGGCGTTTTATGCCGAGCCTGAGGTGTTTACCGTTTCCGTTCACCAAGCCGCGAACTATCCGCTTGATAGCGGCAGTTTTGACGAGCAAGGCGAAGGCGAAGGGCTAGGGGCAAACCTTAACCTGCCGCTGCCGCCGGGCTGTGGTTTGGGCGCTTATCGCTATGCGATGGAGTCGCTGGTGTTGCCAGCACTGGAAGCTTTTAACCCAGACTTAATCGTGGTGGCCTGTGGCTATGATGCCTGTGCCAAAGATCCGCTAGGCAAGATGTTGCTCAACAGTGCCGCGTTTGCCGAAATGACCGCACAGCTAAAAGCGCTGGCCGCCCGTTGTTGTCAGGGGAAGCTGGTCTTCGTCCATGAAGGTGGTTACTCAGAAGGCTATGTGCCGCTATGCGGACATAGCGTTATTCAAACGCTGGCAGGTAGCACCATTAGTGTCCCCGACCCGCAAAACGATGAAATTGCTGCCTGGGGGTATCAAGCCTTACAACCGCACCAGCAAGCGCTAATCGACGGCTGGCGCCAACAGTGGGAGCAAGTTACGCAATGA
- a CDS encoding TRAP transporter small permease encodes MSVLPPLRRLSDHINQAAIVLCVGCILSMLGISFTAFLYKLFTGSTLSWTYSLARLFLPWIGFLSMTISLRYGEHVAMTLLVRSLPKIMVKIAAVMCLAILGLFALMLTWYGWGYFSNATQVYMVSDQIRIPSKVTAIVVPISGLIMLLHLVHGFALLEHFTSEHEVIDDLLESSEEEARP; translated from the coding sequence ATGAGCGTTTTACCCCCGTTACGCCGTCTAAGCGATCACATCAATCAGGCGGCGATTGTATTATGCGTTGGCTGTATTTTATCGATGCTGGGCATTTCTTTTACCGCCTTTCTCTACAAACTGTTTACCGGCAGCACGCTGAGCTGGACCTATTCGCTGGCCCGGCTTTTTTTGCCATGGATAGGCTTTCTCTCAATGACCATTTCACTGCGCTATGGCGAGCATGTGGCGATGACGCTGTTAGTGCGTAGCCTGCCTAAAATCATGGTGAAAATAGCGGCGGTGATGTGTCTGGCGATCCTCGGCTTATTTGCACTCATGCTTACTTGGTATGGCTGGGGCTACTTCTCCAACGCGACGCAGGTCTACATGGTGTCGGATCAAATCCGTATTCCTAGCAAAGTGACGGCCATTGTTGTTCCTATCAGCGGCCTGATTATGTTGCTGCATCTCGTTCACGGCTTTGCACTGCTTGAGCACTTTACAAGCGAGCATGAGGTGATCGATGACCTTCTTGAGAGCTCTGAAGAGGAGGCTCGCCCATGA
- a CDS encoding FAD-binding oxidoreductase, protein MQIPLEALRTLVGSAHVLTGDDVTSRRVDWMTGAPCQAGAIVRPADTEQLAAVMQACHALKQPVVTHGGLTGLVHGAEASPEELVISLERMTAIEEIDQVGGTITVQAGAPLQRVQEAANEVGLQFPLDLGARGSCTIGGNIATNAGGVRVIRYGMMRQQVLGLEAVMADGRVVSSMNRMLKNNAGFDLKQLFIGSEGTLGIITRAVLRLQPPTPSEQTALVACHSFDALTGLLSHMGKALGGGLGAFEVMWQNHYRLLTETLARHTPPIPPEHPFYVIIESLGNDETHHAEQFREALEQAFEHDLIVDAVIAQSSTQRDGLWAIREDIEGLVKGLAPVLTFDVSLPIADMQRYTDALEKQLTQRWPDGRLVVFGHLGDGNLHISVSVGSDAPEERHAVETLVYEPLKALGGSVSAEHGIGLEKRPWLSTCRSQAEIELMHTLKQAFDPHQLLNRGKILS, encoded by the coding sequence ATGCAGATACCCCTGGAGGCGCTGCGCACACTTGTTGGTTCTGCCCATGTGCTCACGGGCGATGATGTCACTAGTCGCCGTGTTGACTGGATGACCGGCGCGCCCTGCCAAGCAGGCGCCATCGTGCGTCCGGCAGACACCGAACAGTTAGCGGCTGTCATGCAGGCATGCCATGCGCTTAAACAGCCCGTCGTGACCCACGGTGGCTTAACCGGTTTGGTCCATGGCGCGGAGGCGAGCCCAGAAGAGTTGGTCATTTCCCTGGAGCGCATGACCGCTATCGAAGAGATTGATCAGGTCGGCGGTACGATAACGGTGCAAGCGGGCGCCCCCCTTCAGCGGGTTCAAGAAGCCGCTAACGAGGTAGGTCTGCAGTTCCCGTTGGATTTAGGCGCACGGGGAAGCTGTACGATTGGCGGCAATATCGCGACTAATGCTGGCGGTGTCAGGGTGATTCGCTACGGCATGATGCGCCAGCAGGTGTTGGGGCTTGAAGCAGTGATGGCCGACGGGCGTGTTGTCAGCTCCATGAATCGCATGCTGAAAAACAATGCAGGGTTTGATTTAAAGCAGCTGTTTATTGGCAGTGAAGGCACCCTGGGGATTATTACTCGCGCCGTGCTGCGGCTTCAGCCGCCTACCCCTAGCGAGCAAACGGCACTGGTGGCTTGCCACTCGTTTGACGCGCTAACCGGGCTATTAAGCCATATGGGCAAAGCGCTTGGGGGTGGCCTGGGTGCGTTTGAGGTAATGTGGCAAAACCACTATCGCCTGCTCACTGAAACGCTGGCGAGGCACACGCCCCCGATTCCACCAGAACACCCCTTTTATGTGATTATCGAGTCACTCGGCAACGATGAAACTCACCATGCAGAACAGTTCCGCGAAGCGCTTGAACAGGCATTTGAACACGACTTAATCGTCGATGCGGTGATTGCCCAATCAAGCACGCAACGCGATGGTCTTTGGGCGATACGAGAAGATATTGAAGGGCTAGTCAAGGGGCTGGCCCCCGTCCTGACCTTTGATGTCAGCCTCCCTATTGCCGATATGCAGCGCTATACCGATGCATTAGAGAAGCAGCTGACACAACGCTGGCCAGATGGCCGCCTAGTGGTATTTGGCCACCTTGGCGACGGCAACCTGCATATTTCGGTTAGCGTTGGTAGCGATGCACCAGAAGAGCGACACGCGGTAGAAACACTGGTTTACGAGCCGCTTAAAGCCCTGGGAGGCTCTGTTTCAGCAGAGCATGGCATTGGGTTAGAAAAGCGCCCCTGGCTTAGCACCTGCCGCTCTCAGGCGGAAATCGAATTAATGCACACATTGAAGCAGGCGTTTGATCCACACCAGTTGCTTAATCGCGGTAAAATTTTGAGCTGA
- a CDS encoding ornithine cyclodeaminase family protein produces MRVVSAAEVERYLTWKGLIKRLHTTFVNGVESPPRHHHAMHRPDGEATMLLMPAWEPAGYIGVKMVNVFPQNAQHNIPAISGLYLLSEGKHGQPLACIDGSELTRRRTAAASALAAQALANEAAETLLVVGTGKLAPMVIEAHASIRPIKRVLVWGRNPEKASAIVEAYADRFDTQVVSDLQDAVVQADIVSCVTLSTEPLIKGEWLTPGTHVDLIGAFRPQMRETDAECLRRSAVFVDTYAGAKGEAGDILQAIDEGAFRFENIKAELAEVLAGTKPGRRSAETITLFKSVGASLEDLAAAIEVWEAINQ; encoded by the coding sequence TTGATTAAGCGGCTACATACTACCTTTGTGAATGGCGTTGAATCTCCGCCACGCCATCATCATGCGATGCATCGCCCCGACGGTGAAGCCACCATGCTGCTGATGCCTGCCTGGGAGCCAGCAGGCTATATCGGCGTCAAAATGGTCAACGTCTTTCCTCAGAACGCCCAGCACAATATTCCTGCTATTTCCGGGCTGTATTTGCTTAGTGAAGGTAAGCATGGCCAACCACTGGCTTGCATTGATGGCAGCGAACTAACGCGCCGCCGCACAGCGGCTGCCTCTGCCTTGGCGGCACAAGCACTAGCCAACGAGGCGGCGGAAACGCTATTGGTGGTAGGGACTGGCAAGTTGGCCCCTATGGTCATTGAAGCCCATGCCAGCATTCGACCAATCAAACGCGTGCTGGTATGGGGCAGAAATCCTGAAAAGGCTTCTGCTATCGTCGAGGCCTATGCCGACCGGTTTGACACCCAGGTCGTTAGTGATCTGCAAGACGCGGTTGTACAGGCTGATATTGTCAGCTGCGTCACGCTCTCCACAGAGCCGCTAATTAAAGGTGAGTGGTTAACACCGGGCACGCATGTTGACCTTATCGGCGCTTTCCGCCCCCAAATGCGCGAAACCGATGCTGAGTGCCTGCGTCGATCTGCCGTATTTGTGGATACCTACGCCGGGGCTAAGGGCGAAGCCGGCGATATTCTTCAGGCAATCGATGAGGGTGCGTTCCGTTTTGAGAATATCAAGGCAGAGCTTGCTGAGGTGCTTGCGGGAACCAAGCCAGGTCGGCGCTCTGCTGAAACCATCACGCTGTTTAAGTCAGTTGGCGCATCGCTTGAAGACTTAGCAGCGGCCATTGAAGTGTGGGAGGCCATTAACCAGTAG
- a CDS encoding aminotransferase class I/II-fold pyridoxal phosphate-dependent enzyme, whose translation MPSYPHHLTGEGPLNPFPGIKVLERRIGREIPHRLGSNEGLDMPHRALREHFGDAVAEHVYCYGDAEALGVRQRLSAQQGIPLDHLLVDAGADSLIALALRTTCTPGDTVVSTAGTYPTFGYFAKGQGCHLVEPSYVEAPGLLAPDLEALAAAAHQENAQLVYLANPDNPSGHLHSDSAILKLRDALPDTCWLLLDEAYGDFRDDANSDFAAKALPGVIRLRTLSKAHGLAGLRIGYAIADPDVLALMMKVRIHYAVSTFAQAAAEVVLDHPAEVQQHIAEVKARREQLTAHFQALGADVLPSATNFIGIRLPTAELAERVNRELLEAGRLIARPAHPALGHVLRITAVADALEPGQLAILEQAIKENA comes from the coding sequence ATGCCCTCCTACCCCCATCATCTTACGGGTGAAGGTCCCCTTAATCCGTTTCCTGGGATTAAAGTTTTGGAGCGCCGCATTGGTCGCGAGATCCCTCATCGCTTGGGCTCCAATGAAGGCTTGGACATGCCCCATCGTGCACTACGTGAACATTTTGGCGATGCTGTCGCCGAGCATGTGTATTGTTACGGCGATGCGGAAGCTCTCGGCGTTCGCCAGCGGCTTAGCGCCCAGCAGGGCATACCGCTCGATCATCTGCTGGTAGATGCTGGCGCCGATAGCCTAATCGCGTTAGCGCTACGCACCACCTGCACACCGGGCGACACCGTGGTTAGCACGGCAGGTACTTACCCAACCTTTGGTTACTTTGCCAAAGGCCAGGGTTGCCACTTAGTAGAACCTAGTTATGTTGAAGCCCCAGGGCTACTTGCCCCTGACTTAGAAGCGCTAGCGGCGGCAGCACACCAGGAAAACGCTCAACTGGTCTATTTAGCCAATCCCGATAACCCTAGCGGCCATCTGCATAGCGACAGTGCCATTCTCAAGCTGCGCGACGCACTGCCGGACACTTGCTGGCTGCTGCTGGATGAGGCGTATGGCGATTTTCGTGATGACGCCAACAGTGACTTCGCCGCCAAGGCACTGCCGGGTGTCATTCGCCTACGCACGCTGTCAAAAGCCCACGGCTTAGCGGGCTTACGCATTGGCTATGCGATTGCTGACCCTGACGTGCTCGCTTTAATGATGAAGGTACGCATTCACTACGCGGTATCCACCTTTGCCCAGGCCGCTGCAGAAGTTGTGCTCGATCACCCAGCCGAAGTCCAGCAACATATTGCGGAAGTAAAAGCACGGCGAGAACAGCTAACGGCCCATTTCCAAGCACTGGGTGCCGACGTACTGCCGAGCGCGACTAACTTTATCGGCATTCGCTTACCAACTGCCGAACTGGCCGAGCGGGTAAACCGTGAGCTACTGGAAGCCGGCAGATTAATCGCCCGCCCCGCTCACCCAGCGCTTGGTCATGTCTTACGCATCACCGCCGTCGCGGATGCTCTGGAGCCAGGGCAGCTAGCGATTCTTGAGCAGGCCATTAAAGAGAATGCCTGA
- a CDS encoding histone deacetylase family protein, producing the protein MKCFYHPDQDYHAPPTFLLRGQPAPSPEGPVRAELLSKGLAAAGLSLTAPSETDSPMLRKRLEQIHTPRYLHFLETIYERWQALPNAAALVAPNVHPCGGASHYPSHPVGQAGWHLHDMACPLSETSFQGALASAATAVAATEEVMNGASLARAYALCRPPGHHAGPDNAGGFCLLNNAALAASVLREKFAKVAIIDVDLHHGNGTQDIFYSRGDVWTGSVHVDPSVFYPFFWGGVDEIGCEEGEGANVNLPLPLGSDGETYLNAVAMLIEQLNRYQPEAVVVSLGLDVHKDDPLAGLSVETEAFVALGKQLSDLPYPTVVIQEGGYPTEQLSANLAAFMRGYQRS; encoded by the coding sequence ATGAAGTGCTTTTACCACCCTGACCAGGACTACCATGCGCCGCCGACCTTTCTGCTGCGTGGACAGCCAGCGCCATCACCGGAAGGGCCGGTGCGTGCTGAGCTGCTAAGCAAAGGGCTGGCCGCGGCTGGTTTGAGCTTGACGGCACCCAGTGAAACTGACTCGCCGATGCTGCGTAAACGTCTTGAGCAGATTCATACACCGCGCTATTTACACTTTTTGGAAACGATTTACGAGCGTTGGCAAGCGCTGCCTAATGCAGCGGCGCTGGTGGCCCCGAACGTTCACCCTTGTGGTGGTGCTAGCCACTACCCGAGTCACCCCGTTGGCCAGGCAGGCTGGCATTTGCACGATATGGCATGCCCATTAAGCGAAACGAGCTTTCAAGGGGCATTAGCCTCGGCTGCGACAGCCGTGGCTGCCACTGAGGAAGTGATGAATGGCGCATCGCTCGCCCGCGCTTACGCCTTGTGTCGGCCACCGGGTCATCATGCAGGGCCGGATAATGCGGGTGGCTTCTGTTTATTGAATAACGCTGCCTTGGCTGCCAGCGTGCTGCGTGAGAAGTTTGCCAAAGTAGCGATCATTGACGTGGATTTGCATCACGGTAACGGTACTCAGGATATTTTCTACTCCCGCGGGGATGTCTGGACGGGTTCTGTACACGTCGACCCAAGTGTTTTTTATCCCTTCTTCTGGGGGGGCGTGGACGAGATAGGGTGCGAAGAGGGTGAAGGCGCCAACGTCAACTTGCCTCTGCCATTGGGCAGCGATGGTGAGACCTACCTTAATGCGGTGGCTATGCTGATTGAGCAGCTCAACCGTTACCAGCCAGAAGCGGTCGTGGTGTCGTTGGGGCTGGATGTCCACAAGGATGATCCGCTTGCCGGGTTAAGCGTGGAAACCGAAGCCTTTGTCGCACTAGGTAAGCAGTTGAGCGATTTGCCGTACCCCACTGTGGTGATTCAGGAAGGTGGCTATCCGACTGAGCAGCTAAGCGCTAACCTTGCCGCCTTTATGCGTGGTTATCAGAGAAGTTGA